TAAAGGAATCCCAGTACTCCTGTCCCGGGCCGGGCATATCCACGGCGCTGTCAGCACGAACAAGGTCCGCCAGCATTCCCGAACAGCCGGGACATGCGTTCAGGTGTTCTTCAACCCTGCCGCGTTCAGACTGCGGGAGCTCCCCGTCGTGGTAGGCCATAAGCTTTCTCCTGACACTGCCGCATCTCATGTCCCTTCACCTCCCTCAGGCCGGCCCTCTGCCGCCTGGAGACTACCGAGGACCTTTTCCCTGGCCCTGGACAGCCTCGACATGACTGTTCCTATCCTGACCCCCGTGACCCTGGCGATATCCCTATACGACATGCCCTCCGCCGCCCTCAGGTGCAGGGTTGTACGAAGCTCGGACGACAGATTCTTCAGGGCCGTCTCAATTCCGCGTCTTGATTCCCGGCCCTCCATCGCCGCCTCCGGATTTGGGGAAGGGTCCGGATGTTGGGGCGCTTCGCCCGTGGAAAACCTGCGTGCCCTGCCGGCGGCTGCCCGGAGAACGTTGAGGCTTGTGTTGTGAGCGATCTTCCTGAGCCATGGTCTGAAGGGCCTGGATGCATCGTAAGAGCCCAGTGAGCGGTAAGCACGGATGAAGGTCTCCTGGGCCGCGTCGTCAGCGTCAGCGTGGCTGCCGGTGACAGCCCTCGCCATCCGGTAGACCGCCGCTCGATGCCGGTTGACCAGTTCCTCGAACGCATCGAGGTCGCCCTCTGCCGCCAACTCCGCAAGGGCTTCGTCCCTGACTTCCCGCAAGCCGATCCTCCCTTCACCTTTTTATACCACATCGGGCCCTGTCTTAAAGGGTCGTAAAAAGTCCATTCGCGGCTTTTTACTCAACGGAAAGCGAAAAGTGTCATTTTCACTTTCCTCTCAAATCTTCGATTTGGGCGCCCTCCCCGGGCGCATTGATGGACTTTTACAAAGTCCATCAATAGTTTATTCCCCCCGGGAATAAACGGGTACCTGGCCGGGTATAGGGGGTAAAGGGGCTGAAGCCTCCCTTCATTACCCTGAAACACAACAGACAACCACTGCCGCATTGATCGGCAGGGGCACGAAAAGGAGAAATAAAATGGAAGCGAAAATCAAAGGACACAGGTTGTTTTTCGTTCTCTGGGGCCTGGTGGCTGCCGGAGCCATGGTCTTTCATCTGTTCTCGGCTATCCCGGCCGCAGGTTCGGCCATCGGACTGGAGGTAAAACCCGAGAACCGCACAATCCTGGTCCCGGGTAACGGATTGGGAAACATCCTCATCCGCATAACCGCTCCGGATGACCTTCGAAACCCCGACAGGCCCCTCCTGAACCTGACGCTGGTTCTCGACAAGAGCGGTTCCATGGGGGACCAGGGAAAGATCCGGTTCGCCAGGCTGGCGGCACATCAGCTTATCGATCGCCTTGGACCATCGGACATCCTGTCCATAGTCACATACGATGACCACGTAAGAATCGTGTCACCTTCAGGGAAAGTCAGGAATCGCGCCCGCCTGCACCGGATCATAGACTCCATATACCCCGGCGGCAGGACGTACCTGTCCGGAGGCCTGGAGAAGGGGTTTGCGCAAGCAAAAAGGGGCCGCAGGAAAGGCTACGTCAGCCGTATCCTTCTCCTTTCCGACGGGCTGGCCAATGTAGGGAACGTGAACAGGGACCTCCTGAGGATAAGGGCCGGCAGCATATCGGAATCGGGTGTGGGTGTCTCCACCTTCGGCGTGGGATACGACTTCGATGAGGATCTCCTGGCCTCCCTGGCCACAGGCGGGGGTGGTTCATACTATTACATCGCCGATCCCAGGGACATCGCTGCCGCCCTTTCCAGGGAATTCCAGATGGCTTCGGCCACGGTCGCTACGGACGTTCAGATAGTCATCCGCCTGCTGGACGGCTGCCGGTTTGACTCCGCCATCGGTCACGAGTGGAAAAGGAATGGTGACTCGGTGATCATCCGGTTGGGTGATCTGTCCGCCGGTGAAAAGAGAAGCCTCATGGCCAGGGTCAACGTTCCGGGGAGCGAACTCGGGGAGCAGAGGGTAGCCGACGTGTCGTTGCAATACCGTGACCCTGTGTCTGGACGGATGACCAGGTACGGTCCTCATCGGGTTTCCCTCAAGCTTGTGCAGGATCCCATGGTCTATAGAAAAAATTTCGACGATAAGGTCCGGGAGGAGGGCGCTGTCCTCCAGTCCAACGCCAGGATGAAGGACGCCGCCGCCAGGGTGGATCAAGGCGACCGGAAAGGCGCAATCGTCATACTCAAGGAAGCCGCCAAAGCTCTCATGAGCATGCCTGCAACGGAAGCCACCAGAAAGGAGCTCGAAAAGAACGAATCCTACCAAGACCAGGTCGGGGGAATGGACTCCATGGATGCCGATGAGGTCAAGCAGATGCAAAAGGGCGTGAAATACCGCGCATACCGGGAGTTGAACGGCCGGGAGTTGAACTGAAAGTAGAATAGAAAATCAGAACCCCTTTGACGCCAGACACCGCGAGCGTGCCCACGGTGTCTGGCTGATTTACTTGACAATCCTGCCTTTTCATGCGAGTCACACAACATGGGACAAAGGTTGTCCTGCGTTAGGGGTGCTCGGGTTTCCGGGCTGAGAACAGACCCTTACGAACCTGATCCGGATAATGCCGGCGAAGGGAAACGGGATCAGATACACCGGATCAAAGGTGATTTATTTGGCCGCTTCCCGCCGGGGAAGGGGCTTTTTTTATATGGACGGACCGCTTGTAATTGGAGATCACACATTTTCCTCCCGCCTGCTGGTGGGAACGGGCAAGTTCTCCTCTCCCGAGGCGATGAGGGACGCTCTGGATGCATCGGAAACCGAGATGGTGACCGTAGCCCTCAGACGGGTGGACCTGGCAAATCCCGAGGATAGCATTCTCTCTTTCGTGGATCGGGATCGCTATGTCCTGCTCCCCAACACCTCGGGGGCGCGGGATGCCGATGAAGCGGTGCGTCTCGCCCGCCTGGCCAGGGCCGCCGGCTGCGGCCCCTACGTCAAGCTGGAGGTCACACCGGATCCCAATTATCTCCTTCCCGATCCGGTTGAAACCCTCAAAGCCGCAGAGGTCCTGGTAAGGGAAGGGTTCGTGGTCCTTCCGTACATCCCGGCCGACCCGATACTGGCCAAGCACCTCGAGGAAGCTGGAACTGCCACCGTGATGCCGCTGGGTTCGCCCATCGGGTCCAACCGTGGATTGAGGACCAGGGATGCCATTGAGATCATCATCGAGATGGTCAACATCCCGGTGGTAGTCGATGCCGGTCTGGGTGCCCCATCCCACGCCGCCGAGGCGATGGAGTTGGGCGCCGATGCGGTTCTTGTCAACACGGCCATCGCTGTGGCGGGAGATCCCGCCATCATGGCCCGTGCATTCAAAAAGGGTGTTGAGGCGGGAAGAGAGGCTTATCTCGCCGGGATGGGCTGTCCAGGTAAAAAAGCGGTGCCCTCCAGCCCTTTAACCGGCTTCCTGAGGTAGAACATGACATTTTTCGACGAGATGCAGCTGCACCCGTGGGACCAGGTCGAGAAGGATCTAATGCATCGCACCACAGTGGACGTGGAACGTGCGCTTT
This genomic interval from bacterium BMS3Abin14 contains the following:
- the rpoE_2 gene encoding ECF RNA polymerase sigma-E factor, yielding MREVRDEALAELAAEGDLDAFEELVNRHRAAVYRMARAVTGSHADADDAAQETFIRAYRSLGSYDASRPFRPWLRKIAHNTSLNVLRAAAGRARRFSTGEAPQHPDPSPNPEAAMEGRESRRGIETALKNLSSELRTTLHLRAAEGMSYRDIARVTGVRIGTVMSRLSRAREKVLGSLQAAEGRPEGGEGT
- a CDS encoding von Willebrand factor type A domain protein, encoding MEAKIKGHRLFFVLWGLVAAGAMVFHLFSAIPAAGSAIGLEVKPENRTILVPGNGLGNILIRITAPDDLRNPDRPLLNLTLVLDKSGSMGDQGKIRFARLAAHQLIDRLGPSDILSIVTYDDHVRIVSPSGKVRNRARLHRIIDSIYPGGRTYLSGGLEKGFAQAKRGRRKGYVSRILLLSDGLANVGNVNRDLLRIRAGSISESGVGVSTFGVGYDFDEDLLASLATGGGGSYYYIADPRDIAAALSREFQMASATVATDVQIVIRLLDGCRFDSAIGHEWKRNGDSVIIRLGDLSAGEKRSLMARVNVPGSELGEQRVADVSLQYRDPVSGRMTRYGPHRVSLKLVQDPMVYRKNFDDKVREEGAVLQSNARMKDAAARVDQGDRKGAIVILKEAAKALMSMPATEATRKELEKNESYQDQVGGMDSMDADEVKQMQKGVKYRAYRELNGRELN
- the thiG gene encoding thiazole synthase, whose protein sequence is MPAKGNGIRYTGSKVIYLAASRRGRGFFYMDGPLVIGDHTFSSRLLVGTGKFSSPEAMRDALDASETEMVTVALRRVDLANPEDSILSFVDRDRYVLLPNTSGARDADEAVRLARLARAAGCGPYVKLEVTPDPNYLLPDPVETLKAAEVLVREGFVVLPYIPADPILAKHLEEAGTATVMPLGSPIGSNRGLRTRDAIEIIIEMVNIPVVVDAGLGAPSHAAEAMELGADAVLVNTAIAVAGDPAIMARAFKKGVEAGREAYLAGMGCPGKKAVPSSPLTGFLR